One part of the Dermacentor silvarum isolate Dsil-2018 chromosome 6, BIME_Dsil_1.4, whole genome shotgun sequence genome encodes these proteins:
- the LOC119456927 gene encoding acetylcholinesterase-1-like translates to MDPVLPEQAADAGVTSMGSAAKGDDISPVSVNATTMLVRKGSLRGLVSTLSLYNMNEDAWVKRCIPVLVILAIVLFAVSAVAVWIKLSRRITSPNVSTTASTSMCTTPLVEPTVSLESLGATVHGNLDQSRQLRKFFGIPYGRNGDLAKPSVDEECLTLSIWVPVVCTASSPLKTVLVIVASEWFQFDNTGQLDRKWETLSLGGDIAVVAIKHRLGLLGFLDASSNEASGYAGVDDVFLAVKWISEHIQAFHGDPGRLVGFGFGSGAYILSMDLFAEAQSRKRYFKRLLLHGLSPASLIPGVRPDDVSKLVAAMQCPSATSSTARVECLRKASLKRIYDEAAKLSPLFFTPDCDRPPFGGCDKIFTKLPSSLKGIDILCGYNMNDGREFLNKYIFEQSRNRNTLQVFHNLQILFTRQDRQHTFKDLPLEKQQELDKGGHADVYGFIRLVSDMSLRCPMIELARQAAAKGASVHLYGCDDTRKLLEPAVMMADIIAFAKRGSVNWPMFSDGNYILFANATLKEVAKWHGKECSLPNRISQTIFH, encoded by the exons ATGGATCCTGTCCTGCCGGAGCAAGCCGCAGACGCCGGCGTCACGTCGATGGGAAGTGCCGCCAAAGGAGACGATATCTCACCGGTCAGCGTGAACGCCACCACAATGCTCGTCAGGAAGGGATCGCTGCGTGGTCTCGTCTCCACTTTGTCGCTCTACAACATGAACGAAGATGCATGGGTCAAGAGGTGTATTCC TGTCCTGGTAATTCTTGCCATCGTGCTCTTCGCTGTGTCAGCCGTGGCCGTATGGATCAAACTGAGTCGGCGAATAACATCGCCAAACGTGAGCACTACCGCTTCCACCAGCATGTGCACCACGCCGCTCGTCGAGCCAACGGTCAGCCTCGAGTCCCTGGGTGCCACAGTACACGGAAACCTGGACCAGAGCCGTCAACTGCGCAAATTCTTCGGCATTCCCTACGGCCGGAAC GGAGACCTTGCAAAACCGAGTGTGGACGAGGAGTGTCTGACCCTGTCCATCTGGGTCCCCGTCGTGTGCACCGCAAGCAGCCCACTCAAGACTGTGTTGGTGATCGTGGCATCCGAATGGTTCCAATTCGACAACACTGGTCAACTTGACCGCAAGTGGGAGACTCTGAGCCTCGGTGGGGACATCGCCGTCGTCGCCATCAAGCATAGACTCGGTCTCCTCGGTTTCCTGGATGCAAGTTCAAACGAAGCGTCCGGATACGCAGGTGTCGATGACGTCTTTCTCGCTGTCAAGTGGATAAGTGAGCACATCCAAGCGTTTCACGGCGACCCCGGAAGACTCGTGGGTTTCGGTTTTGGATCAGGTGCATACATTTTGTCGATGGATTTGTTTGCGGAGGCGCAAAGCAGGAAGAGATACTTCAAGCGTCTACTCCTGCATGGCCTCTCGCCAGCGTCTTTGATTCCTGGTGTAAGGCCGGATGACGTAAGCAAACTCGTGGCTGCAATGCAGTGCCCCTCCGCAACTAGTTCAACTGCTCGCGTCGAGTGCCTCAGGAAGGCTAGCCTGAAACGTATTTATGATGAAGCTGCAAAACTGTCACCGCTATTCTTCACACCTGACTGCGACCGACCTCCTTTTGGTGGGTGTGACAAGATCTTCACAAAACTTCCGTCATCTTTGAAAGGGATTGATATACTCTGCGGCTACAATATGAACGACGGCCGCGAGTTCCTAAACAAGTATATTTTTGAACAatcaagaaatcgaaacaccctTCAAGTATTTCACAACCTTCAAATACTTTTCACTAGGCAAGACAGACAGCATACGTTCAAGGACTTACCATTGGAGAAACAACAAGAGCTCGACAAAGGTGGACACGCTGACGTTTATGGTTTCATAAGGTTGGTGTCAGACATGTCACTGCGCTGCCCCATGATCGAGCTGGCGCGCCAGGCTGCCGCAAAAGGAGCTTCCGTCCACCTATATGGCTGTGACGACACTCGCAAGCTATTGGAACCGGCTGTCATGATGGCGGATATTATTGCCTTTGCGAAAAGAGG GAGCGTGAACTGGCCGATGTTTTCGGATGGCAACTATATTCTCTTTGCAAATGCCACGTTGAAAGAAGTAGCAAAATGGCACGGAAAAGAATGCTCGCTGCCGAATCGGATATCGCAAACCATATTTCATTGA